Within Mytilus edulis chromosome 10, xbMytEdul2.2, whole genome shotgun sequence, the genomic segment accgatttcacgaaacacggcgaataacgaacctttttcacgtgaaataaaaatggcaaaacacgttgtacgaaaataaccctttaccaccctccgGCATGATCAGTTAATACataaaatttcctgtaccaagtcaggaatataacagttgttttcggttgatgtgtttaagcttttgattttgcaaattCATAccggactttctgttttgaattttccttagagatcggtttttttgttattttacatttaattgtgatacaaacataattatgtttctttttaacgtttttttaCAATGTTTCATCTATGAActttaccttgacctataatggtttacttttataaattgttacttggatggagagttgtctcattttcactcatagcacatcttcctatatctatttactatttttatctaattttttttagaatttttgttcATATAAAGTTGCACTGTATTCAATCACTTGTTTATTCATTCATGCTATTTGCAACGAATGTATAGAATTGTATATTCTCTCATTGTCTGATTTGACAACAATTCAACAATCTCCATATAACCATTATATCTGGCTACCAACAAAGGGGATGTTTCTTCATTCGGGCCTTTATCTGTgtctgccttattgtttattaatgtTTGCACTACTTTAATATGTCCTTCCTTACAAGCAATGTATATAGGCGATTCACCAGTATGTTtgcacttattaatgtctgctttattgtctATTAGAatctgaactacttcagtatgCCCTTCCTCGCAAGCAATGAATAGAGGTGATTCACCAGTATGTTtgcacttattaatgtctgctttattgtctATTAGTACCCGAACTACTTCACtatgtccttcctgacaagcAATGAACAGAGGAGAATTTCCAGTATTTCCACACTTATTCATGTCTGCATTATTGTCTTTTAGCATTTGAACTACTGCAGCGTGTCCTCCCTGACAAGCCATGTACAGAGGTGATTCCCTAGTACCTCTACATTTATCAATGTCTGCCTTATTGTCTAAAAGCATCTGAACTACTTTAATATGTCCATTTTCACAAGCAGTGAACAGAGGTGAAGCTTCGTCTGTTGTACACTGATTGATATCTGCCTTATTGTTAATAAGCATTTGAACTAATTCATTATGCCCACATGAACAGCCCATGTACAAAGCGGATATACCATCCCCGTTGCGATGGTTTATATTAACTacgcaataatttaaacaccATTTAACTAAATCAATATCTCCAATGAAACAACACTGTATTAACGGAGTGCTGTTgttatttatatcatataaaCTAGTGAGTTTTTCCTGTTGTGATGTTTCTAAACTTTGAAGATGTAAAAGGAATCTTTTTCTAAAGATTGGAAGGTTCATGTTGATGTTGCAGTAAACATCAATAACGTGTCCTCTTGACCAGTCATCTACCATTCTGGCTATATACatttgcttatatttttcttGTACAATAATTAAAAACTCCTCACTCTTgtgttttctttcaaataaaaatcTTTCACGAATAAAACTACTAGTGGCATTTTTAATTAAACAGTGAATCATAACACCTCCAAAGTAAAAAGCAAGAAAGTCAAATAGCTTGTCATGAATAGTTCGGTACTCTTCACCATCTTTTCTGATAAATGTATGTATAAGGGATTCAAGTTCATCCATTATGAGTAATCTTGATGTTCCCTTGGAAATTTTACAAGCTTCACACGTGTTATTTATGATTGTTTCTATATCTTTATCAACATTTTCTGTCAgccatttttcttttaaactatTATTAAACATTACACACAAAGCAAGTGCACAATATTTGTCATGTGCTCCCTCTGTCTGTAATTTATCAATCTCTTCTTTATAAACTATAAATGGATTTTTAAAGATATCAACAATATTCAGTTTGGTGTTTTCGTTgcacaaatgacatagaagtggAAAACAATCAAACATGTCTAAAAAATCATTGACTATAGGTGCGTTTCTTTTGAGATAAAGTTCGGCGATAGattgtttttcagtttttgaCAAACGTAGTTTATCAGATAAAAGGTTGCATTCACTGGATTGAAAAAATGACAAACATTTCATCTTAGTATCATTATACACTTGAAGTCTGCAAGATATGattaatttaacttttttcatttccACTAATGTTTTGATTTGGTCCATTCGATTTTTCCACTTTTCAAAACTCTTTAGATTTAAAGTATATTTTCCACAAAAATCATCAACAACAAACATGATATGCTTACTTACATTGTGCCACTTGATGATTTCTTTAGGGCCTGATACTGGAAAAATATCATAGCCTTCTGTTTGCATCGTTAGAGCAACGCGATGCATTAATGATGATTTTCCTACTCCTGCACTTCCAGTGACAACAATGAAATTATGTTCTTTGATATAATTCAAAACACTTTTTTCTCCATTAGTTTCAAAAAACATTTTGTCAGATTCTATCCATGTTTCTAAATCATCTTTAATGCGCTCTGAAAAATCAACAAAGCATCATCAAACAGTAAAAGGCATGCTGGTAGATCTTAAAATCGCTCACACGAAACAACAGTATAAAGTTCTAAACTAAATACTAGTATATCAATTGTTTCCATTAattaaagcaacagtagtataaaggtgttcaaaagtcataacaGAGAAgctaaatgaatatatatacattatatgttattcaggtctcagacagggtatatactgtgacattcccggcttagagtttatatcccctgagccaaaggcgaaggggatataacccctaagccgggaatgtcacagtatatatcctttctgagacctgaattacatatatattacggattacccctgacttaatgttattttccagtgcaggtatttgttgacaacacatatatattgaaaaacccaacctgatatgttcgtaaaggattttctaatttgctgtgaacataattttatcgtgtatgtaataatttataataacacttttaacatcaaattaaagtattaaaagtgttaattgcgtgattttgtatcaaaaatgtattattgactgaagcacgtcattattttccctctgtgaacctctgacagtctgatagcttatgactacgtcacatagtaaccggttttatgatgacgtttttgaggttccaattggggataaaaacgtcgtatataccccggcagtttcctgaatatattatgacatctctgtgttgttatccaatcagaaacctcgccacatttgtaatccgtaatatatatatatatatatatatatatatatataaaacgtctgaataatagtcaacgatttttcccacgtcatattcaacaaatttttagaatggtgcaagcgtcttaaggtgtcagaccaccaattaaaaatccctatctgttcaaccaaattttgcaattttcacagctttctaaatattttaccttaagtttaacttcaaggaaactaggtatatcctgaattgtacatgtatcaccttcctacatgccaattttcaaccaatgtttaaagtcttgtaacaaatttctgattttgaaaagacaggtactaccaaaataactcccggttttctggaaatcttaaattagtgtactatgtagcgcattaatcctgaatttttaatgcaaactcatagacaagtgaattttggctcaaaatggtctaaatatatttccctttcaccaaaagtttcatttctgcaaatttattggttagtttaagtaagcaatgacatcaaaagcactattttgtgtcaaagtaggactacttttacatacgttctaaattggagggagtaattgctggtctgacaccttaactgatgttcggtttgccttttttattgtataaatttcaagatttagtaaaagtttaatctaagaagacttaaagatgtttcatttaacatcagaatctgactgacgaaggatatctgttatccgaaatatttataaataattacatttatagttcctttttatatcattggtgttgttatgtacactttttaggcgtttatatatatatatatatatatatatatatatatatatatatatatatatatatatattcattaaataaaataataaaataagtaaaaagttaacagttccattctatcgatttcatccttccattgggactcttcaggataactgatGTAGTGTCGCTATAGGCGATGTCGTTAAGGAGGTTTATGACGTTCCGTCATTGTTCGTTATTAAAAGTTCTcgggatttaattttaattatagcCGGACCGGAATCATTAACTCAAAGTCATTTTATCGACCTTGTTATCAAACATCTATGTCCGTCAATTCCAAGTTATATCAAAGATGATATGGAATTTTTAAATCACATTCCTGCCATAGTTCCGGAAGAAACACTATTAACAAGCTTTGATGTTACAAGTCTATACACAAATATTCCCCATGATCTAGGTCTTACAGCCGTAAAATACTGGATCGAAGAAAAACGGGATGAAATTGACAGTAGATTTGAAACAAACTTCATACTAGAAGCTACCAAAATAGTTCTGgaagaaaatacattttatttcgaCGGAAACAAATACAGACAAATTAAAGGTACAGCCATGGGAACTAAAGTTGTCCCCACATACGCAAATTTAGTGATGGGATACTTAGAGCAACAGATGTATCGACAAATATCTGTCCAATTCGATCAAAATTTCTGTGATTATGTCATTAAATTTTGGAAAAGATATTTAGATGACTGTATAATATTTTGGAGCAGATCAGAAAaggatttatataaatttaaagatcttATCAACTCCTTACATCCGTCAATTAAATTCACCATGGAAACCAGTGACACACAACTACCATTTTTGGATATCCTCATCTTAAAATCAGGCAGACATATAACAACGGATATTTATTATAAATCCACAGACACCCATCAATACTTAAATTTTCATTCGTGTCATCCGTCCCATACAAAACGAAATATACCTTACTGTATGGCAAGACGGATTTGTGCTATAGTATCTGACCATAACATTCGAGAAGTACGTTTGAAGGAATTAAAAGGCTATTTGACACAACAGCTATACCCAGAGGGTTTAATCGAAAGTGGAATTCGAAAATCTAAACTCTTGACACTTCAAGAATTACGAACCCCGAAAGTGAAAGACACGGACGAAACCTTAAAGAAAATACCGTTTGTTAGTACACATGACCCGTATTTACCAAACgtttttaatacaattaaatcaaaCCTTCCGATTCTACACGAAAGTGAAACTATGAAAAAATTGATACCGGAAAAAAACTTAATCTACAGCCGAAGACAACCTAAAAACTTAAAGAAACACTTAACCAGAGCTCGGTTCGAACCGAAGGTTAATGACTTTGAAATAAAGTCTTGCGGAGATTCAAGATGCGGTGTTTGTGGCCAAGATACGAAATATTTAGAAACGGgtaaaatgaaatcatttaaagatGGCAAAAAATTTCATGTGAACGCCAATATGACATGTAAGACAACAAACTTTATTTACTGCGTCACATGTCCTGGTTGTCACGAAAATTATATTGGACAGACCGGGAATAGCCTCTGTGAACGGGTGCGAGTtcacaaagaacaaataaaacacccacAATACAGAATTTCGCCAATTAGTGCCCATCTTGACatttgtggtaaaaagcattttcaaataatgcctatttttaaatgtagacgggATGAAGCATATAGAAAAGAGATGGAACGTTATTTCATAACAACGTTCCGATCAAAATTAAATCCCGAGAACTTTTAATAACGAACAATGACGGAACGTCATAAACCTCCTTAACGACGTCGCCTATAGCGACACTACatcagttatcctgaagagtcccaatggaaggatgaaatcgatagaatggaactgttaacgttttacttattttattattttatttaatgaatatatatatctgcacatgtgaaaattattttttacgcctatatatatattttatgttatttcgtctgaataatttgttatttttaaacatcgcagactctaatgtaactatactaccgttgtcaaatctgaaatatttacaaatttagaccgttcagtgctgttttttttttaattctttttgacgcaatttttcttgtaacatcataattgtcgacaccgttaaagctttagaattgtgctagttcatatcgcacattattattttttctttaaagcatatatttgaactctctgaTGTATGTAATtggtcatataacctatgtcgtgtttatcaaatttttagaattgtgcaagcgtcttaactgatgttcggggttttttttattggataaatttcaagattgtaacagcttaatctaagtagactgataattgattcattcaacatcacaatcatatataccgatgaaggatatctgttatccgaaatatttataaataattacatttatagtttctttttatgttattggtgttgttatgtacactttttaggcgtttatatatatatatatatatatatacaactcgtctaaacatcaacccaacaatgttagatctgtaaatttgctttcgcaaatttttgattcttccctcgccggaattcgaacccatgctactgtgatatcgtgacaccaaatcgcctgcactgcagccgtcccgctagaccacacgaccacctgggctctcaaaaaaagagctttcgctggccgtgtgttacctttccacgtcagttttaatctagcggcgtactgcagtacatgatatataaggcatgaagatgttattgttacagatcagctaaattatctatagtaaaggatcctacaaatgaatgtaagatacagtcacagaaaataattatatttataagtacgtctgagtcagtgacaaccctacaacagatgtatccatcggatcgccatcaataatggtgatacatggctgtgtacataatgtatatacaactcgtctaaacatcaacccaacaatgttagatctataaatttgctttctcaaatttttggttcttccctcgccgggattcgaacccatgctactgtgatatcgtgacaccaaatcgcctgcactgcagccgtcccgctagaccacacgaccacctgggctctcaaaaaaagagctttcgctggccgtgtgttacctttccacgtcagttttaatctagcggcgtactgcagtacatgatatataaggcatgaagatgttattgttacaaatcagctaaattatctatagtaaaggatcctacaaatgaatgtaagatacagtcacagaaaataattatatttataagtacgtctgagtcagtgacaaccctacaacagattatccatcggatcgccatcaataatggtgatacatggctgtgtacataatgtatatacaactcgtctaaacatcaacccaacaatgttagatctataaatttgctttcgcaaatttttggttcttccctcgccgggattcgaacccatgctactgtgatatcgtgacaccaaatcgcctgcacttcagccgtcccgctagaccacacgaccacctgggctctcataaaaaagagctttcgctggccgtgtgttacctttccacgtcagttttaatctagcggcgtactgcagtacatgatatataaggcatgaagatgttattgttacagatcagctaaattatctatagtaaaggatcctacaaatgaatgtaagatacagtcacagaaaataattatatttataagtacgtctgagtcagtgacaaccctacaacagatgtatccatcggatcgccatcaatgatggtgatacatggctgtgtacataatgtatatacaactcgtctaaacatcaacccaacaatgttagatctataaatttgctttcgcaaatttttggttcttccctcgccgggattcgaacccatgctactgtgatatcgtgacaccaaatcgcctgcactgcagccgtcccgctagaccacacgaccacctgggctctcaaaaaaagagctttcgctggccgtgtgttacctttccacgtcagttttaatctagcggcgtactgcagtacatgatatataaggcatgaagatgttattgttacagatcagctaaattatctatagtaaaggatcctacaaatgaatgtaagatacagtcacagaaaataattatatttataagtacgtctgagtcagtgacaaccctacaacagatgtatccatcggatcgccatcaataatggtgatacatggctgtgtacataatgtatatacaactcgtctaaacatcaacccaacaatgttagatctataaatttgctttctcaaatttttggttcttccctcgccgggattcgaacccatgctactgtgatatcgtgacaccaaatcgcctgcactgcagccgtcccgctagaccacacgaccacctgggctctcaaaaaaagagctttcgctggccgtgtgttacctttccacgtcagttttaatctagcggcgtactgcagtacatgatatataaggcatgaagatgttattgttac encodes:
- the LOC139493018 gene encoding uncharacterized protein, producing MAAISEEEENCVRLVLLLKGVSPRAVRIFFDREFSPTCLQSTLSKNYNTLCDLHKKRILNQAQWNILFPGSGGILDSKLIDVTLMICLIRNLTSIIPPSNGFDKLPLPGETTPGPDLARIKWYRNILAHHDSDNIDTAYFNTAWKDISDAVGRLGGQQIIQECIELKVKVLDKSKEEIILDMKKSKEEMKELKQTMIGLKIEHKRVTINLREVQDSISKLQTEHSKVTENLTAFQDSHITLQIEYSKLTENLKDVQERIKDDLETWIESDKMFFETNGEKSVLNYIKEHNFIVVTGSAGVGKSSLMHRVALTMQTEGYDIFPVSGPKEIIKWHNTEGAHDKYCALALCVMFNNSLKEKWLTENVDKDIETIINNTCEACKISKGTSRLLIMDELESLIHTFIRKDGEEYRTIHDKLFDFLAFYFGGVMIHCLIKNATSSFIRERFLFERKHKSEEFLIIVQEKYKQMYIARMVDDWSRGHVIDVYCNINMNLPIFRKRFLLHLQSLETSQQEKLTSLYDINNNSTPLIQCCFIGDIDLVKWCLNYCVVNINHRNGDGISALYMGCSCGHNELVQMLINNKADINQCTTDEASPLFTACENGHIKVVQMLLDNKADIDKCRGTRESPLYMACQGGHAAVVQMLKDNNADMNKCGNTGNSPLFIACQEGHSEVVRVLIDNKADINKCKHTGESPLFIACEEGHTEVVQILIDNKADINKCKHTGESPIYIACKEGHIKVVQTLINNKADTDKGPNEETSPLLVARYNGYMEIVELLSNQTMREYTILYIRCK